The Populus alba chromosome 6, ASM523922v2, whole genome shotgun sequence genome contains a region encoding:
- the LOC118050336 gene encoding protein TIFY 8 isoform X1: protein MAVVLTMAQQSKNNNANSSHNNSVYVNNSTATSQQQQKQDLKAMFHDFLGMKGTTDSPVVLAPKNKDGSPSASASLGASSGGGRGPLSSTSDLASERQAGNHLEGIPFYGPRSDISGPEISNRLAGSKRSNSDSAFTVSRDGIPQMAHDSIESLHLMKMLKNGGGRERPRRSNDDEVFYGMQPMRPSSASLILQPSAGSRLDANVSKQDRSIPMGIGAYPPRGGQFVPFTHQVPTNRFRDTNAGPSIVSQSAADEGSRTGIKGPGILSSINAGSGISEKNSSRGLPSGGKPKTGIHISEPESSNPSSRQGLTSASRQMTIFYGGQAHVFDDVHPNKADVIMALAGSNGGSWSTTYSPKPNASPSSESYVTSGGEYELRGRLSVTGNATQGVGSSDRISTPTGGHHGNIVIAKETRNAVQAGEPSNEEK, encoded by the exons ATGGCAGTAGTATTGACAATGGCACAACAAAGCAAGAACAACAATGCCAACAGTAGCCATAATAATAGTGTTTATGTAAACAACAGTACTGCAACAAGCCAAcagcaacaaaaacaagatTTGAAGGCAATGTTTCATGATTTCTTGGGCATGAAAGGAACTACAGATTCACCAGTTGTTTTAGctccaaaaaataaagatgggtctccttctgcttctgcttcacTTGGGGCTTCTTCTGGTGGTGGCCGTGGACCTCTCTCTTCTACCTCTGATCTAGCTTCTG AAAGGCAGGCTGGAAATCATCTTGAGGGGATTCCATTTTATGGTCCAAGGAGTGATATTTCTGGTCCTGAGATAAGCAACAGATTAGCAGGAAGTAAGCGGAGCAATTCAGATTCTGCCTTTACTGTATCAAGGGATGGGATTCCACAAATGGCTCATGATTCCATCGAGAGCCTGCATTTGATGAAG ATGCTAAAAAATGGAGGTGGCAGAGAGCGGCCTAGAAGGTCCAACGATGACGAGGTTTTCTATGGTATGCAGCCAATGAGGCCAAGTTCTGCATCTCTCATACTGCAACCTTCTGCTGGCAGTAGACTTGATGCCAACGTTTCCAAACAAGATCGATCCATTCCCATGGGGATAGGTGCATATCCTCCGCGTGGTGGTCAATTTGTTCCTTTTACGCATCAAGTTCCCACAAACAGATTCAGAGACACAAATGCTGGTCCTTCAATTGTCTCACAATCTGCTGCCGATGAAGGATCCAGAACTGGAATCAAAGGCCCTGGAATTCTGAGTTCTATAAATGCTGGCAGCGGTATCTCTGAGAAAAATTCATCCAGAGGGCTGCCTAGTGGTGGCAAACCCAAGACTGGGATTCATATTTCAGAGCCAGAATCTTCAAATCCTTCAAG TCGGCAGGGTTTAACATCTGCCAGCCGCCAGATGACTATATTTTATGGTGGTCAAGCTCATGTTTTTGATGATGTCCACCCAAACAAG GCAGATGTTATAATGGCTCTGGCAGGTTCAAACGGAGGATCATGGTCAACAACCTACTCACCAAAACCTAATGCAAGTCCAAGTAGTGAAAGTTACGTGACCAGCGGCGGGGAATATGAACTCCGTGGGAGGCTATCCGTAACCGGCAATGCTACCCAGGGAGTTGGTTCTAGTGATCGAATCTCTACACCAACAG GAGGTCATCATGGCAACATTGTAATAGCCAAAGAGACGAGAAACGCAGTTCAGGCAGGCGAACCAAGTAATGAGGAGAAATGA
- the LOC118050336 gene encoding protein TIFY 8 isoform X2, with protein MAVVLTMAQQSKNNNANSSHNNSVYVNNSTATSQQQQKQDLKAMFHDFLGMKGTTDSPVVLAPKNKDGSPSASASLGASSGGGRGPLSSTSDLASERQAGNHLEGIPFYGPRSDISGPEISNRLAGSKRSNSDSAFTVSRDGIPQMAHDSIESLHLMKMLKNGGGRERPRRSNDDEVFYGMQPMRPSSASLILQPSAGSRLDANVSKQDRSIPMGIGAYPPRGGQFVPFTHQVPTNRFRDTNAGPSIVSQSAADEGSRTGIKGPGILSSINAGSGISEKNSSRGLPSGGKPKTGIHISEPESSNPSSRQGLTSASRQMTIFYGGQAHVFDDVHPNKASETHSQSCKK; from the exons ATGGCAGTAGTATTGACAATGGCACAACAAAGCAAGAACAACAATGCCAACAGTAGCCATAATAATAGTGTTTATGTAAACAACAGTACTGCAACAAGCCAAcagcaacaaaaacaagatTTGAAGGCAATGTTTCATGATTTCTTGGGCATGAAAGGAACTACAGATTCACCAGTTGTTTTAGctccaaaaaataaagatgggtctccttctgcttctgcttcacTTGGGGCTTCTTCTGGTGGTGGCCGTGGACCTCTCTCTTCTACCTCTGATCTAGCTTCTG AAAGGCAGGCTGGAAATCATCTTGAGGGGATTCCATTTTATGGTCCAAGGAGTGATATTTCTGGTCCTGAGATAAGCAACAGATTAGCAGGAAGTAAGCGGAGCAATTCAGATTCTGCCTTTACTGTATCAAGGGATGGGATTCCACAAATGGCTCATGATTCCATCGAGAGCCTGCATTTGATGAAG ATGCTAAAAAATGGAGGTGGCAGAGAGCGGCCTAGAAGGTCCAACGATGACGAGGTTTTCTATGGTATGCAGCCAATGAGGCCAAGTTCTGCATCTCTCATACTGCAACCTTCTGCTGGCAGTAGACTTGATGCCAACGTTTCCAAACAAGATCGATCCATTCCCATGGGGATAGGTGCATATCCTCCGCGTGGTGGTCAATTTGTTCCTTTTACGCATCAAGTTCCCACAAACAGATTCAGAGACACAAATGCTGGTCCTTCAATTGTCTCACAATCTGCTGCCGATGAAGGATCCAGAACTGGAATCAAAGGCCCTGGAATTCTGAGTTCTATAAATGCTGGCAGCGGTATCTCTGAGAAAAATTCATCCAGAGGGCTGCCTAGTGGTGGCAAACCCAAGACTGGGATTCATATTTCAGAGCCAGAATCTTCAAATCCTTCAAG TCGGCAGGGTTTAACATCTGCCAGCCGCCAGATGACTATATTTTATGGTGGTCAAGCTCATGTTTTTGATGATGTCCACCCAAACAAG GCCTCGGAGACTCATAGTCAAAGCTGCAAAAAGTAA